CCACTGGTGGAAAACCCACAACCTGCCGATGCGTCTCGTCCTCAACAAATACGGCAAGCTCTGCAACCTGGAACATGTCGGCAAAACCCACCCTGACACCGGCGAGGCCTGGAAATCCATCACGCACGAAGTGCGCCTCAAAGGTTTTGCCGACATGCTGAACGGCAAAAAAACCACCGATGCCCGCATGCTGATGATCGCCCAGCTGCAGGAATACGGCCTGCTGATTAAGCAGGATCCCATCACCCATTCCGTGAAAATCGCCGAGCGCAGCGGCGCCACGCTGGAACTCCTGCCCACGCCGCAATGGTTCGTAAAACTGTTGGACAAAAAAGAAGCCCTCAAGCAGCGCAACCGCGAATGCGGCTGGCATCCCACCTTCATGAGCGTCCGCATGGAGCAATGGATCGACGGCCTGAAATGGGACTGGTGCATCAGCCGCCAGCGCTTCTTCGGCGTGCCTTTCCCCGTCTGGTATTCCAAACGTCCCGGCGAGGAAGGCAAACCCATCTACGCCCACCCGGACGACCTTCCGGTCAACCCGCTCATCACGCTTCCGCGCGGTTACAAGGCCGACGAGGTGGAAGCCGACCCCGACGTGATGGACACCTGGGCCACCAGCTCCATCTCCCCGCAAATCAGCAGCAAAGGCATCACCGATAAGCTCTGCGTCGATGCCAAGCGCCATAAAAAACTCTTCCCGGCCGATCTTCGCCCCCAGGCGCACGAGATCATCCGCACCTGGGCCTTCTACACGCTGGTGAAAGCCCACCTGCATGAGGAGACCACCCCCTGGAAGAACCTCATGATCTCCGGCTGGTGCCTCGCCAGCGACAAAAGCAAAATGTCCAAATCAAAGGGCAACATCGTCGACCCAACCGACCTGCTGAAACAGCACGGGGCCGATGCCGTCCGCTATTGGGCCTCCACCAGCCGCCTCGGCGCGGATACGGCCTACACCGAAGACACGGTCAAAACCGGCCGCCGCCTAGTCACCAAACTCTGGAACGCCGCGCAATTCGCCGCCATGCATTTTGAAAAAGCCGAGGATCACGCAACCCTGGCCGAGGACATCTCCCGCATCACCCACGCCACCGACCGCTGGATGCTCGGCAAGCTCTCCGAGACCATCAAGGCCGCCACCAATGCCTTTGATGAATACGAATATGCCGATGCCCGCCAGAAGGTGGAAGATTGCTTCTGGAAGGACTGGTGCGACAATTACCTGGAACTCTGCAAGGCCCGCATCTATGCCGAGGAAGACAGCGACAACCGCAAAAGCGCGGCCCTTACGCTGCGCCACGGCACACGCCTGTTCCTGCTGCTGTTCTCGCCCTTCATCCCCTTCGTGACGGACGAGCTTTTCAGTCATCTTTATGCGGCGGATTACCTGAAACACGGCTCCATCCACCATCGCGGCAGCTGGCCGGAGGCCTTCAACCTGGCCAGTCCCGAGCTGATCGCCGCCGGCGATGACGTGGTTGCCATGCTGGCCACCATCCGCAAGCTGAAGGCGGAAAAGAACCTCTCCGTCAAATACCCGCTCACCGCCGTTCAGGTGGAAAACCTGCCGCCGGGTATCCCGCCGCAGGCGCTGGAAGAGCTGATGGCCGACATGCTGAGCGCCGCCAACGCGCCCGGCTACACCAAAGGCAAACCATCCGCCCAGGCATCCAGCATGCCGCTGGAGGGCAATAAGGGAACCATCGGGGTGGAGTTCGCCGCGTCAAGCGAAGCAGCGTAAGATAAGGGCGTTATTAATTGGTTGTGCTGCCGGTAAACACCGGCACGCTCGGCGCGCCGTAAATTGTCTGGTTTGCCGTTTCATCCTGCGGGTACACATTCCCCACGCCGGATGTCACCTCTTCTGGCAGATAGGCATTCGGGTTTTCCAGAATATTCCCATCCCTGTCGCGCAGGCGAGGGGCCTTGCGCACCGG
This bacterium DNA region includes the following protein-coding sequences:
- a CDS encoding valine--tRNA ligase — encoded protein: MKLPAYDAKHIEASQAQNWNKANTYAWDENTTRDESYVIDTPPPTVSGVLHMGHIFSYTQADFVARYQRMKGKNVFYPMGFDDNGLPTERLVEKTKKVKAHQVIKEQGREAFIALCQSVVDDSLKQFRSLFEAVGLSVDWNQQYDTINPEVVKLSQMSFLDLVGKGHVERRMQPMLWDPVDQTAIAQAEVEDKEEASHMNHVTFFIDEIRKPNNMREEVTIATTRPELLAACVAVFYHPEDERYKHLEGKTAVTPLFGVKVPFLADEMVQPDKGTGLVMCCTFGDETDIHWWKTHNLPMRLVLNKYGKLCNLEHVGKTHPDTGEAWKSITHEVRLKGFADMLNGKKTTDARMLMIAQLQEYGLLIKQDPITHSVKIAERSGATLELLPTPQWFVKLLDKKEALKQRNRECGWHPTFMSVRMEQWIDGLKWDWCISRQRFFGVPFPVWYSKRPGEEGKPIYAHPDDLPVNPLITLPRGYKADEVEADPDVMDTWATSSISPQISSKGITDKLCVDAKRHKKLFPADLRPQAHEIIRTWAFYTLVKAHLHEETTPWKNLMISGWCLASDKSKMSKSKGNIVDPTDLLKQHGADAVRYWASTSRLGADTAYTEDTVKTGRRLVTKLWNAAQFAAMHFEKAEDHATLAEDISRITHATDRWMLGKLSETIKAATNAFDEYEYADARQKVEDCFWKDWCDNYLELCKARIYAEEDSDNRKSAALTLRHGTRLFLLLFSPFIPFVTDELFSHLYAADYLKHGSIHHRGSWPEAFNLASPELIAAGDDVVAMLATIRKLKAEKNLSVKYPLTAVQVENLPPGIPPQALEELMADMLSAANAPGYTKGKPSAQASSMPLEGNKGTIGVEFAASSEAA